acacctaaaggggtgatttttgttaaatatcagtggatatttatatacatgatataaaaagtctgaaacttttaatatgaaaatgtgatataaaaatcacaagttagtttctcgaataaacaatattgatatgattttaaagtggttgaaatcatattgagatttttattaacttaaaagttaccgagagtttggatatgcatgattaactgcatatttatatagatcattggatcatgatatatatatgaaaatctctgaaggatagaaaatgtctgaaacttctaatatgaatacatttagaaatatgtattctatcaagttttaaagatccttatatgatctaaagcaatccaaatgcaaatggaaacaagctattattgcagtttatatatatgatttaaatgtcattgaggctccaaaagagttcataaaaactgcacatatttgaaatataaatctgaaacccttgcggcttcaaggggaagatggatgatgttattagtcatgaaataccatcttttaatacaattaatatttcagattcatattatgggtttgatatgaagtgtgcattattaaagaagaaataaaaaggagcacacagaacatctaccaaaagatagaaacacaaatatgaatatttgtgaaatattattttattatcttgaagtaagaattacagaaatttgaggcactttgcctcattctttaaacgctcttgttcttcaagaatctgcatggcatccctatctaaaggggtgggcaatcgaaaagaagtaaggattttaaattcctattctcttgctttattgattctatcttcttgttggactccagaagaagtcgctgaagtatagcaatattcttgtggaaattgtcaactccacaagttctggattgcagtcgctgagaaaatgcaacAATGAATGATGAGTATCGGAGACCGAGACTCagaagctcatagatagcttcattatctgacctatgagtcagatcattatattgcataatagcacctgtggtagaagcaggtacagctgatgaacgaggtgcagagtacctcatatattggccatgagaagatcactgagccattgtaggataagaatgcagaaagagattacagaataaaaatgcagtatgattacagaaaattgaagaagatgagatgcgaatgaagatgagctgaatatatcttttatagagaaaattatgatacaacatctctcgtgaagcaagaaaaaagagacgaaatatagcttcatagctctgcggcgcctgacagcacgcctgacacctacagaggagttgaaaatctgcggtgcttgtctgatcttaaaaggctggccaccatttttattaaaaaatgaggttagcggtttaatgttgatgaattctccactaactgtgttatttacaagaactccagaagagtacaactccagaagagtagtgatgagcagaaagatccagttgtgattattttatcaacatggatcaagtccacagttagttggatgtacaaatgcgagttatctttcagatacacacaagaagatcattgcaattcatgagaagaaagttgaaattgatatcaagaaggtacggtcaagtaaaaatctggcatatttattcactaaagtattaccaactgcaacatttaaaaagattatgcagaacattggaatgcggaggtttgaagacctgttatcatgcacttttcaaaggaagtaatgtcttgaagacttgtgctgattgtactctttttccttcgctaaggttttatctcactggattttcctttgcaaggttttaatgagacaatcctaaagcactcggcgatatacatgaatactgtactctttttccttcgccattagttttttcccataggatttttccttggcaaggttttaacgaggcatattctttaaatatggtaaTCCAAAagagaagtgttataaactatattgaattgtatgaccacatttatctagtcgtcaaatgtatagtgcatagtactagcatagtaccagcatagtgagttggccgacatatgtatagtgcatagtgctactatagtattagcatagtgagttggccgacatatgcatagtgcatagtgctagtatagtgctagcatagtgagcaagcatagtcccctttgtacgcctatatatttcgttgaattttttaagaaattcataagtttcataacctttttgaactctatctctttctctcttcttttaaaagttttataatacgttatgcctctctcttttctataattttataaCAATTTAGTAGATTTCTTGTAAATCTATGTTTTGGGACACGAGGAATTGTCCaatgttaatttatttctatatttaatatattataatatttctgATTAAGATTTGTCTGATGtcacactttttatattttctctatCCCACCcagaatttaattttatattagattattcatttaaattatatataataataaaatattattaatttatgaattttttattggtTTGTTCTAATGTTGGGAGGGAATCCAGAAGTTTCTGCGCTTTTGGTAATCCACCGACTCACCTCACCGAAACTTCTCGAAATCACCAGAAGACACCAACCTTCCATCCCGCTTCCAATATACATTCTCCTCCGAGCCAATTCAGCAGCAGCGTGTGTTTCGCATTATATCGGTTACGTCCTCTTTGGTTTCTGCTTTTGTCCAGACAAATTCACAAGCACTAGTGCAATGGCTGAAGACGGCGCCGTCACGGTCTACAACAGCAGCGCCATCACTGATTCCAAGAAGAACCCATTTTCGCTCAAAGCAGGATTAACCCAGATGCTGCGCGGCGGGGCAATTCTCGAAGTCACAAATGCCGATCAAGCCAAGATCGCCGAAGAAGCCGGCGCTTGCTGTCTTATTGTGTCGGAGCCTCCCCACCGAGGTATTTCCCGTATGCCCGACCCGTCCCTGATCAAGGAAATCAAACGCACCGTCTCGATCCCTGTAATGGCCAGAGCCCGTGTCGGTCATTTCGTCGAAGCCCAGATCCTCGAATCCATTGGGGTCGATTACATCGACGAGAgcgaagctcttgctcttgcaGACGAGGAAAACTTCATTAACAAGCATAACTTTCGCTGCCCATTTGTTTGTGGGTGTCAGAATCTTGGGGAAGTGTTAAGGAGAATAAGAGAAGGGGCAGCGATGATTAGGACTCAAGGGGATTTATCAGGATCTGGAAATATAGCAAAGACTGTGAAGAACTTGAGAACAATAATGGGTGAGGTAAGGATTTTGAATAACATGGATGAAGATGAAGTATTCGCCTTTTCGAAGAAGATAGCGGCGCCGTATGATCTCGTGGCGCAAACCAAGCAAATGGGCAGGCTGCCAGTGGTGCAATTTGCGGCCGGAGGAATTGTGACTCCAGCGGATGCGGCGCTCATGATGCAATTGGGCTGCGACGGCGTGTTCGTAGGGTCGGAGATTTTCGAGCATTCGGACCCTTATAAGCGTGTCAGAGGTATAATCCAAGCTGTTAGGCACTATAATGATCCACATGTGCTGGTGGAGACTAGCCGCGGGTTGGAGGATAGCATGGCTGGTATGAATCTCGGCGAGGACAGGATCGAGCAGTTTGCAAATGAAGGTGCTTAATGGTTCAAGAATCACTGGAATGTCTGTCTCTTATCTGTTATTAGGCATATGGTTGCGTTTAGGTCAAATTAGGTTGTTGAGCGTAGGGgactcttcttttcttcttcttcaacatgATAGTGTAGATGGTataagactatatatataactgtTCCGTCTCGTCGTTATCCTCATTTTACCATGAATATGATCTCAATATGGTACgtgttgaattttattttgtgggAGTAAAGAAAAGGAACTTGAATAAATTCGTGAAATCTCGAGAACAATATTGTGGCAACTTGCATCTGCACAATAAACTAAATAGTCACTTCTGGATGAAGAACCCAGTTGTTGTTTACAATTCAGTGGTTTGTATAATTCAGTTTGAGAGGAGAATACGTATTAGTCGGTGCCAACGTTCCCATACTTCACTTGTAATGCATCGTTATGATAAGATTATGTTTCTTAAAATGGATATTCTTATGTTTTTGGAAATACATTGTACTCGACAAAATTCATGCATATGCGTTTTGTTCGATTGCCTATTCCCGTTGCTCTTttccatctattttttttcctactcTGTCAGCTCCAGTTATAACTTTAGCATGCAAAGAAAGTGGTAATCAGGGGGCTGTACTGGCTTCTGCGTCTGCAAGAATGCGAAAGGGAAATTCCTCTGTTTTTGTAATTTCTTCTTTATTTCAGAAAGCAGCAAACAAATTCAAACTGACCATCACATCAGGATCTTTATCTTGGAAGAGAAGAGAGCCTCCTACATCTCTTATTGTCACTAGCTTTAGGCTTCAAGCTCTTTCGAAGCCTATGCAAATTCTCTCTCAATCCCATTTTATGAAGGTCAGGGCAAGCTAAATGTCCCTTTTTTCTCCTATCCTACCTGTCACTTTCTTTTCCATAATTCTTCATCAGATAAGTTCACAAACACTAttccatctaaaaaaaaaaaaaggttcacaCCAAGGGCCCTACAATGGCACTGTAGGGGGTTTAGTATAGCCAAACCCAAACTGGCTCCAACAATAACCAATTCTGCATCAAGGAGGGACAACAATGATCGATGCAAAAGAAGCAGGAGCATGCACCAACATGATATCATAGTAATGACGTTACTACAAGAAACAGGTCGATCACTCAAATGAAGCAGATGATTGCAGTTACAGTGGCTATGGACCCAAGCCTGGTCCCGGTTCCAGTAATGGTGAGGGTCCATATTGTGTATTTTGTTGAAGCCGAGATATTGGAAGCCATTTGGGTGGATTTAATTGTCACGATTGCTACCCTGCTTCATGAGATGGATGATTAGTGAGCATAAATTCCCGCTACTTTTGGTCTGTGAGTGGTGGTAGCTAGTGGTAGCTGAGAGGTGTCACTCAAAGAAGCATTTATGAGTATAATGGAAGGCCTGGCAACGATGTCATGGGAGGACTTATCTTAGCGGGCTCCTCAGTCAATTTGTGACGCCGGCAATGAAATCTATAAGATGATTGACACGTCTATGAAAACAAGGTTTTGGACTTTTTCACAAACCAAGCAAATGGGTACGTTTTTAGTTGCACAGTTTACTACAGGAGGCATTTTGACTGGCCGCAGATGTTGCAGATGCAGCACTCCTGATGCATTGATAGTATGTTTGGGGGTTGGAACCCAATGTTTGGAGGAGACTGAAAATATGTAAGAACATACCTTTCTTATACATATAATGTGGCATTAATGTTTGTCTTATGTTGTTGTCTTCAGTCTTCACTGATCTATGTATCTGATACAGCAGCTTCCGTGAAAGTTCGCCAACCTGTGGTAAGAAAAACTGAGTTGATCAAATTGCATATATCTTACAGGTGATGTTTCTACAAGGATATGTACTCGTCAAAAATATTTCTATATGGATATTTTACTGAATTTTATTGGCTCACCTAAAGCActactaattaaattttattgaattatttgtaaatttcgACTTACATATGATTatgtgttaattttttaatatatttatatatatatatatatatatatatatatatttgttttgcaACTCTATATCTGAGTATGGTTTGTCGAAGGGACTCtgggaaaataaataatacgacACCCACGAAGAAACCAGTCAAGAAGTGCTGCAATAATAATGACCTATAGTACAAACTTTAACTGTTCCCATAGGTTTTGCTGATAAACAAAAGAGGGTGACCAAACTAGGTCTCTTAGACTCCTCTTTCGAATTCTAGGATCTAAACTTAGAGATAGATAAACATGATTGTGAGCTCTAGAACATCAATTAAACAGTAAATGGTGTGTGAGCTCGATGTTTTTTAACTACAGAATCTCAATCCAAGAGTGACCATCTTTATTGGGAAAAAGAGTATTTCCTAAATTGCATTCTCTGCTTGGAGGCTTCCATTGTTAAACAGGCATCTCAGAGACATCTCATAAGCAGTAAATATAGCCCCATTCACTATAAATGCCCTAGCAACCGCAGTTCCTAATCCTCGCCAGAGCACCCTGTATCCCTCTTCTCTTACACTCTTGCGGAAGCAATCAACAATGC
This genomic interval from Carya illinoinensis cultivar Pawnee chromosome 2, C.illinoinensisPawnee_v1, whole genome shotgun sequence contains the following:
- the LOC122301052 gene encoding pyridoxal 5'-phosphate synthase-like subunit PDX1.2; the protein is MLGGNPEVSALLVIHRLTSPKLLEITRRHQPSIPLPIYILLRANSAAACVSHYIGYVLFGFCFCPDKFTSTSAMAEDGAVTVYNSSAITDSKKNPFSLKAGLTQMLRGGAILEVTNADQAKIAEEAGACCLIVSEPPHRGISRMPDPSLIKEIKRTVSIPVMARARVGHFVEAQILESIGVDYIDESEALALADEENFINKHNFRCPFVCGCQNLGEVLRRIREGAAMIRTQGDLSGSGNIAKTVKNLRTIMGEVRILNNMDEDEVFAFSKKIAAPYDLVAQTKQMGRLPVVQFAAGGIVTPADAALMMQLGCDGVFVGSEIFEHSDPYKRVRGIIQAVRHYNDPHVLVETSRGLEDSMAGMNLGEDRIEQFANEGA